Proteins from one Romboutsia sp. CE17 genomic window:
- a CDS encoding NUDIX hydrolase produces the protein MREEVSAGGVVLFGNAILLLRKFNGDWVLPKGKVEEGENKQEAALREVLEETGVKADILKYLGEIHYTFKENWDENRAVHKTVFWYLMKARGMDTVPQKEEGFIDAKFIHLDRVVDLARYDDEKEIIKVALQEIRKRLKNNS, from the coding sequence ATGAGAGAAGAGGTTAGTGCCGGTGGAGTAGTATTGTTTGGAAATGCCATTCTTTTATTGAGAAAGTTTAATGGAGACTGGGTTTTGCCTAAAGGAAAGGTAGAAGAAGGCGAAAATAAGCAAGAAGCAGCACTAAGAGAAGTTTTAGAAGAAACTGGAGTTAAGGCAGATATATTGAAATATTTAGGAGAGATACACTATACATTTAAAGAAAACTGGGATGAGAATAGAGCTGTTCATAAAACGGTTTTTTGGTATTTAATGAAAGCGAGAGGTATGGATACTGTACCACAAAAAGAAGAAGGTTTCATTGATGCTAAATTTATTCATTTAGATAGAGTCGTTGACTTAGCTAGATATGATGATGAAAAAGAAATAATAAAAGTAGCCTTGCAAGAAATAAGAAAAAGGCTTAAAAATAATAGTTAG